In Osmia lignaria lignaria isolate PbOS001 chromosome 13, iyOsmLign1, whole genome shotgun sequence, the DNA window AGTAACCTATAATATATAGAGATGTTAAAAACTGTGTATAGAAGCATTGTGCAAGACTGATATGTATTATTGTGCAACATTGACACGTATTCTAATTCCTTTTCAAGTATGATAAGaatgtagaacataaattactaatattttaattgctaatattagAAAGCAAAAGTTAACTTCTaatgatatataatattatcattGTTTAAGAACAATTAGAAACGTTACTTAACATTATAGCAcacgtaaaaattaaaaagtgcataaacattttttttccttatGAAGTAGTCAAGGATATATAAGAAATTAATGATTTAAGAACATAGTTTATTAACTTAACGCGTTTTCCAAAGACGGTTTTATACTTCACCAAAAGAGGCAGTTAAATGTGCATGAAAAGAAATATGGTAGACTATCTTTTCTCTGTATTTAATACACGCATCACCACAAAACCGGCAACAGTAGCGACTGCAATTCCAAGACCAGCCTTCCACCAGACGATTGAATCCCCTTGCATTAGCCCAAACTGATTTATATGTCTGTAACGTcaagaattaattttcatagggaccgagaaaaaattatattaattctcCGGTTATGAGAAAACTCGTGTATACACACATATCATAGTGTAATTAACTAACATGACACACAACCCTATAATGAATTTATAGCtagttcttttaaatatttcaatttcacaaAAATATCACACacataatataaaaagaaacgaatgtGTGAAATGTTTTTCTAAAACatgtatagaatataaaaagtcacGACAAAAATTCAAAACCCATTCGTATTTCATGCTCatgcagaaagaaaaaaaaaagacaatatttGTAACATTTCATATTGTAAGTCGTGAGCACGCCGTGAAATTAACAGAAACTTATAATACGAACAAAAACCTTGTAAAAGAACTCCACCATTGAGTGGGTGAGGGTTTGACAAGCAACATGTGGACCATACGCCTCAAAGGACTGAAAAGATTTAGACCTTGTTATAATAGTCTTAATCATGCGGCATCTTCTGAGCAAATCGCCTAGCACATTTGACGACTGTATATCTGGTGTATACGTGCAGTGAAGTAtgaataaaacaaaagaaatgTGATTCACGATTTGCTCAAGCTTACAATGCTTACGTTGTTGCAAAAATTCAGACCAACCTGTCTCTGTAAAATAATACCCATGCTCCTTGAAAGCGGCTAAACATGAAATCTTTTTGTTAGTGtctaataataattcaatttaaaggGCATCTTTTCTTAAAAACtatagagaatatgaaataaaaacgtTTGACAGCAACAAACAAAATGCAACACAACTTTGAGACTATTTACGTTGAgatattttctcttcttctgtGATAAGTAAATTTGattgtttcataaaataataacatttttggGGCGTTGTAATAGTTGTATAAATTATATCTATCAATAAAGAATGTTTTAAAGAATTATACTTACGGAAAAGCTGCCATTGTTGCTAATTTAACGAAGATTTCACGTCGTACTGTACGGGAGATGCTATACGGTTGTGGCGGCATCAATTTGTACTTATTGCAAAAACTTACTGGTTGCAGCAAATACTCTTGTTTTACTTCAGACAGATCACTCTTATTTGCTATTATGAGAACAGGAATTTTACTGTCTGCAAAATATTTCTGAGaatggaagaaaattaatttcattatgaaGTTGTATCGTATGCTTCAGGATACAATTTCTTTGAGAATGTAACAAAATCCTTACAATATAAATTCGTGCGATGTATTCAAATGATTTAGGATTACTAGCATCATAAACAAGAGCCGCCGCATCACATTGAATTTGTGCTGGAGTTAAAGCATCTTGAACATTAAGTATATTTATGTCCCGCAGAATTATTGTCTTCTCTTGGCCATACACATGTACCGTATTCACGGTTACATGCGAATTCGACGGCACCATTTCATCGGTTAATTTCTGCAATAATGcaatattttaaaaacttaTTTGTAATGTATTATATGTACGTACAAAAATATACGCACCTCAAGTTTTGGATCTACAAATGTTCTACATAATGTTGTTTTTCCACTACTTTTCGGGCCGATCACATGACAACTATAAACATTCCTGCTTGATTGTTTCTTTGCCAAATCCAACTTCTTTTCACGAGTAACCACGATTGCGTTTGTTTGACATTCGTTATTATACATGTTGTACCCCAAATACGCCATATATTCTAGAGTTTTTCGTACATTAGTCAAAGTTAATAATGCCCACTGACACATGTACCCTTGAAATGTGATCCATCCCTATTGAACAAAGCAATAACAAAAGCAAATCGATGAAACAATCAAGCAATAATAACGAAAAATGTACCTTTTCATTAGTTGGTACAGTATATTTATACTCATCACCCCAGGGTGCGGTTAAACATCGTGAAAACAATGACTCCAGTTCAGAAGGTGAAAGAGCACCATCCCGATCACGATCGTGTTGCATAAATAACAACGTTAAAAATTCTTGACCTTTGTGTGATAATTCAGTTGTACAACCAACAGGAACCTTTAGTCTACGtaataagaatacacaataagaatatgtaaaatatacataaaatatatatatttcaaat includes these proteins:
- the Miro gene encoding mitochondrial Rho GTPase isoform X5, with product MVQRPVAPRRNVRILLIGDRGVGKTSLILSLVSEEYAEDVPCKAEEITIPADVTPEQVPTHIVDYSAAEQTEDQLSDEIQKAHVICVVYSVVDEDTLDRAATYWLPLIRRCSSNNRCPVVLVGNKIDLVDYSTIEAVYPIMKEFTEIESCIECSAKTLQNVSETFYYAQKAVLHPTTPLYNYDTQELTEECKVALQRIFKICDLDNDGLLNDMELNAFQQWCFNTPLQPQVLEDVKAVLSKNIQDGICNGCVTMKGFMYLQCLFIQRGRNETTWAVLRKFGYDNELQMSKEYINPPLKVPVGCTTELSHKGQEFLTLLFMQHDRDRDGALSPSELESLFSRCLTAPWGDEYKYTVPTNEKGWITFQGYMCQWALLTLTNVRKTLEYMAYLGYNMYNNECQTNAIVVTREKKLDLAKKQSSRNVYSCHVIGPKSSGKTTLCRTFVDPKLEKLTDEMVPSNSHVTVNTVHVYGQEKTIILRDINILNVQDALTPAQIQCDAAALVYDASNPKSFEYIARIYIKYFADSKIPVLIIANKSDLSEVKQEYLLQPVSFCNKYKLMPPQPYSISRTVRREIFVKLATMAAFPRFQGAWVLFYRDRHINQFGLMQGDSIVWWKAGLGIAVATVAGFVVMRVLNTEKR
- the Miro gene encoding mitochondrial Rho GTPase isoform X1; this encodes MVQRPVAPRRNVRILLIGDRGVGKTSLILSLVSEEYAEDVPCKAEEITIPADVTPEQVPTHIVDYSAAEQTEDQLSDEIQKAHVICVVYSVVDEDTLDRAATYWLPLIRRCSSNNRCPVVLVGNKIDLVDYSTIEAVYPIMKEFTEIESCIECSAKTLQNVSETFYYAQKAVLHPTTPLYNYDTQELTEECKVALQRIFKICDLDNDGLLNDMELNAFQQWCFNTPLQPQVLEDVKAVLSKNIQDGICNGCVTMKGFMYLQCLFIQRGRNETTWAVLRKFGYDNELQMSKEYINPPLKVPVGCTTELSHKGQEFLTLLFMQHDRDRDGALSPSELESLFSRCLTAPWGDEYKYTVPTNEKGWITFQGYMCQWALLTLTNVRKTLEYMAYLGYNMYNNECQTNAIVVTREKKLDLAKKQSSRNVYSCHVIGPKSSGKTTLCRTFVDPKLEKLTDEMVPSNSHVTVNTVHVYGQEKTIILRDINILNVQDALTPAQIQCDAAALVYDASNPKSFEYIARIYIKYFADSKIPVLIIANKSDLSEVKQEYLLQPVSFCNKYKLMPPQPYSISRTVRREIFVKLATMAAFPRFQGAWVLFYRDSPLRRMVHMLLVKPSPTQWWSSFTRFLHINQFGLMQGDSIVWWKAGLGIAVATVAGFVVMRVLNTEKR
- the Miro gene encoding mitochondrial Rho GTPase isoform X2, with amino-acid sequence MVQRPVAPRRNVRILLIGDRGVGKTSLILSLVSEEYAEDVPCKAEEITIPADVTPEQVPTHIVDYSAAEQTEDQLSDEIQKAHVICVVYSVVDEDTLDRAATYWLPLIRRCSSNNRCPVVLVGNKIDLVDYSTIEAVYPIMKEFTEIESCIECSAKTLQNVSETFYYAQKAVLHPTTPLYNYDTQELTEECKVALQRIFKICDLDNDGLLNDMELNAFQQWCFNTPLQPQVLEDVKAVLSKNIQDGICNGCVTMKGFMYLQCLFIQRGRNETTWAVLRKFGYDNELQMSKEYINPPLKVPVGCTTELSHKGQEFLTLLFMQHDRDRDGALSPSELESLFSRCLTAPWGDEYKYTVPTNEKGWITFQGYMCQWALLTLTNVRKTLEYMAYLGYNMYNNECQTNAIVVTREKKLDLAKKQSSRNVYSCHVIGPKSSGKTTLCRTFVDPKLEKLTDEMVPSNSHVTVNTVHVYGQEKTIILRDINILNVQDALTPAQIQCDAAALVYDASNPKSFEYIARIYIKYFADSKIPVLIIANKSDLSEVKQEYLLQPVSFCNKYKLMPPQPYSISRTVRREIFVKLATMAAFPRFQGAWVLFYRDSPLRRMVHMLLVKPSPTQWWSSFTRHINQFGLMQGDSIVWWKAGLGIAVATVAGFVVMRVLNTEKR
- the Miro gene encoding mitochondrial Rho GTPase isoform X4 — protein: MVQRPVAPRRNVRILLIGDRGVGKTSLILSLVSEEYAEDVPCKAEEITIPADVTPEQVPTHIVDYSAAEQTEDQLSDEIQKAHVICVVYSVVDEDTLDRAATYWLPLIRRCSSNNRCPVVLVGNKIDLVDYSTIEAVYPIMKEFTEIESCIECSAKTLQNVSETFYYAQKAVLHPTTPLYNYDTQELTEECKVALQRIFKICDLDNDGLLNDMELNAFQQWCFNTPLQPQVLEDVKAVLSKNIQDGICNGCVTMKGFMYLQCLFIQRGRNETTWAVLRKFGYDNELQMSKEYINPPLKVPVGCTTELSHKGQEFLTLLFMQHDRDRDGALSPSELESLFSRCLTAPWGDEYKYTVPTNEKGWITFQGYMCQWALLTLTNVRKTLEYMAYLGYNMYNNECQTNAIVVTREKKLDLAKKQSSRNVYSCHVIGPKSSGKTTLCRTFVDPKLEKLTDEMVPSNSHVTVNTVHVYGQEKTIILRDINILNVQDALTPAQIQCDAAALVYDASNPKSFEYIARIYIKYFADSKIPVLIIANKSDLSEVKQEYLLQPVSFCNKYKLMPPQPYSISRTVRREIFVKLATMAAFPPLRRMVHMLLVKPSPTQWWSSFTRHINQFGLMQGDSIVWWKAGLGIAVATVAGFVVMRVLNTEKR
- the Miro gene encoding mitochondrial Rho GTPase isoform X6, whose product is MVQRPVAPRRNVRILLIGDRGVGKTSLILSLVSEEYAEDVPCKAEEITIPADVTPEQVPTHIVDYSAAEQTEDQLSDEIQKAHVICVVYSVVDEDTLDRAATYWLPLIRRCSSNNRCPVVLVGNKIDLVDYSTIEAVYPIMKEFTEIESCIECSAKTLQNVSETFYYAQKAVLHPTTPLYNYDTQELTEECKVALQRIFKICDLDNDGLLNDMELNAFQQWCFNTPLQPQVLEDVKAVLSKNIQDGICNGCVTMKGFMYLQCLFIQRGRNETTWAVLRKFGYDNELQMSKEYINPPLKVPVGCTTELSHKGQEFLTLLFMQHDRDRDGALSPSELESLFSRCLTAPWGDEYKYTVPTNEKGWITFQGYMCQWALLTLTNVRKTLEYMAYLGYNMYNNECQTNAIVVTREKKLDLAKKQSSRNVYSCHVIGPKSSGKTTLCRTFVDPKLEKLTDEMVPSNSHVTVNTVHVYGQEKTIILRDINILNVQDALTPAQIQCDAAALVYDASNPKSFEYIARIYIKYFADSKIPVLIIANKSDLSEVKQEYLLQPVSFCNKYKLMPPQPYSISRTVRREIFVKLATMAAFPHINQFGLMQGDSIVWWKAGLGIAVATVAGFVVMRVLNTEKR
- the Miro gene encoding mitochondrial Rho GTPase isoform X3 produces the protein MVQRPVAPRRNVRILLIGDRGVGKTSLILSLVSEEYAEDVPCKAEEITIPADVTPEQVPTHIVDYSAAEQTEDQLSDEIQKAHVICVVYSVVDEDTLDRAATYWLPLIRRCSSNNRCPVVLVGNKIDLVDYSTIEAVYPIMKEFTEIESCIECSAKTLQNVSETFYYAQKAVLHPTTPLYNYDTQELTEECKVALQRIFKICDLDNDGLLNDMELNAFQQWCFNTPLQPQVLEDVKAVLSKNIQDGICNGCVTMKGFMYLQCLFIQRGRNETTWAVLRKFGYDNELQMSKEYINPPLKVPVGCTTELSHKGQEFLTLLFMQHDRDRDGALSPSELESLFSRCLTAPWGDEYKYTVPTNEKGWITFQGYMCQWALLTLTNVRKTLEYMAYLGYNMYNNECQTNAIVVTREKKLDLAKKQSSRNVYSCHVIGPKSSGKTTLCRTFVDPKLEKLTDEMVPSNSHVTVNTVHVYGQEKTIILRDINILNVQDALTPAQIQCDAAALVYDASNPKSFEYIARIYIKYFADSKIPVLIIANKSDLSEVKQEYLLQPVSFCNKYKLMPPQPYSISRTVRREIFVKLATMAAFPPLRRMVHMLLVKPSPTQWWSSFTRFLHINQFGLMQGDSIVWWKAGLGIAVATVAGFVVMRVLNTEKR